From Chrysemys picta bellii isolate R12L10 chromosome 1, ASM1138683v2, whole genome shotgun sequence:
aaaaaaaaaaaaaaaagtagtggaTGAGTTTCAGCAAAAAAGCCAGCTAACATGCTGGGACCTCTGATGTTTCCTAAAAAGTTtactgggaggaggggaaaagagaaaggaaggggatgGTAAGAACTCCTAACCCCCTGctgccatgccccaccccagaaacagctgcatttcagtCATGGGTAAAAAATTCTTAGGTGTTTAGTTTGTAATCAACTCTAAGGTCATTCAGAAAAAACGGCAGCACATAACCATTTTAAAGTCATACAGTTTATGGGGGAGTTAACTGTAAGATAGTGTTTAATAGATATTCACTAATataataaggaaaaaaaatcaagcttacCTTGCAAACGGTATGAAAGAAATGCTGTACCTAAGAGAGGaagagaacattaaaaaaattgagtTACCATTCACTTCAGATTACTTTAAACTCCTCCCCACACCACACTGAGACAGAAGTGTCTCAGGGtaggtcttcactacctgccagatcagcgggtagtgatcaatctatcgggggtcgatttatcgcatctagtgtagacgcgataaaaatcgatccccgatcgtgcttcccattgactgcagaactccagctcgcgagaggcagaagcggagtcgacgggggagcagcagcagttgattCACCGCCGTCCtcatggccaggtaagtcgacctaagatatgccgacttcagctacgctattcgcatagctgaagtttcagagtaacagccgtgttagtctgtatccgcaaaaagaagaacaggagtacttgtggcaccttagagactaacaaatttattagagcataagctttcgtggactacagcccacttcttcggatgcatatagaatggaacatataatgaggagatatatatacacacacacatacagagagcataaacaggtgggagttgtcttaccaactctgagaggccaattaattaagagaaaaaaaaaaaaaaaaaaaaaaaaaacttttgaagtgataatcaaggtagccgagtacagacagtgtgataagaagtgtgagagtacttacaaggggagatagagtcaatgtttgtaatggctcagccattcccagtccttattcaaactggAGTTTTGAATaatagacacaatcaactccggtttgaataaggactgggaatggctgagccattacaaacattgactctatctccccttgtaagtactctcacacttcttatcacactgtctgtactcggctagcttgattatcacttcaaaaggtttttttttttttctcttaattaattggcctctcagagttggtaagacaactcccacctgtttatgctctctgtatgtgtgtatatatatctcctcattatatgttccattctatatgcatccgaagaagtgggctgtagtccacgaaagcttatgctctaataaatttgttagtctctaaggtgccacaagtactccagctATAAGAAGAAcagaagttgcgtatcttaggtcgatccccccgCTAGTGTACACCTGGACCAAGTGTACATAAAGACAAAACTCCAGTTCAAGCAGTGGAAAGGCATGCAAGCCCCTCCTCAGCCATCCTCCTGAAAACAACTGTTGAATCCATGAAGTGCCACAGTAAAGCTATGGCttgctataaaaatgtttattaataataatcttcCTCTCTCTGAAACCCTACATGCACCAAGCACTGGGGCAAGTAGGATTGGTCATCTGGCTAGTGATGTACTGGGTGACTTGAATAAGGACACCTAGTCAACCTTCTATTTCTATAGCATCTGTAGCAATGAACCTGGGAAGCTGTACAAaagtaataataatgaaaaggAAACTGGCCCTAAGCAATCCTGATCTAAACCACACAAAGTAAAGAGAACAGTCAAGAACAATATAATCTAGAAAAGAAGAGCTAGTGTAAAAGGGAGGGCTGAATGGGCAAAGGCAAACTGATCAAACAAGGGAACCTTGCTGCTGGTTCCAAAAAGAGCAAGagagactctgggagggagtcccAGTGAGAGAGATTCTGCAATAGAAGTGCTCTTCCCCCAGCCCATTCCAAGTAGAactctggagcagagagcagggaCAAGCCATCTGATCTCAAATGGCTTGTAGGACAGTCACTCATGAAGATCAGGTTATTAGGATTAATTtggctaggtcaggggtcggcaacctacggcacgcatgccaaacacggcacgcaagccgattctgagtggcatgcagctccctgccgcggtcccagccccactcagcccccctgctttcccctgtgggggcaggaggcagaagcttggttctgcagcagccaagctttccccctcccccgcttcttcccccagcatggtgctttccggcccctcctcctctccttccctggccaatcagctgatggccctagcgagggggagggggaagtgtggcagcgtgcacacagctccgtagggggctgggagcacccccacgagccgagcatcccagccttttgccctgcaccccccacacacacactcagccttctgctctgcacccccagccgtctgccctgaaccctccacaccccaacacacacccagccgtctgccctgcagcccccacccctctgtcctgatccctgaacccccccccccacacacacacacacaccccagccctctgccctgacccctgaaacacccacccccaggtctggggtcccggccgcagtcCTCTGACAGTCTATCAACTAAAGCTAGTTTTAATCCAAGTTACTGGGTGGGGGACGCAGAGGCAGCTTTAGCAGGGTTTCATGCACCCACAGAAATCAAACCAATGGTGCCAAACCCAAGTGACGCTGCAGCCCTGTGTGCCAGGTTGAAATGCCTGAAactgcagccaggcccaggaGCTGCTATTGTGGTGCAGGCTCGCACTCTCCCACCCCTCTCCAGAacctcccctctgcaccaggccagGATAACGGTTGCAGTGCCAGGGGAAAGGGTGCTGCTGCAAATGGCTGGTGGTCCCTTGACTATAACTCAAAATCCATCTCCTAGAAGAGTTTAGGATAGCATACCCATTGAATTCAGATGCTACACCTGCCCCtattgaggggtggggagggagggaggggggagaaagtaGTTACCTACCATGCCAAGGCAAAAAATTGCAAAATGCAGAAGATGAGAGCAAGCCCCTTGTTGTGccactgaaagaagaaaacagaCAATAATGCAATCAAATAATGAGCATATATATTTGTTAATGTGCACTGGCTATATACAAGATCCAAATACTCACCCAGAAAGCAGAACACAATGTTAGTATGAGACACAACTAGAAGAGAACAGAGAATTTCAGTTAAAATAGAGATTACTCCacagttaaaatatatttattttttgcaaataTAAAGGAAGACTGAAGTGAAACGCAATATTTTACCTGATCCAATGTAAAAACTGCTATTTAAAATGCCCTATGTATACTATTTTTGAATACGAAATAAAGCAGCAAGCTGGCGAACATCACAAAAGGAAGATCACAGCTGCAGTCAAGGAACAGCAGAAGGCTTCCACAGTTTGTGGCAATTTCTATAGGTTCCTACTTTTTCCGAGGACAATTTTATTAGTTAGTGTACACATTCAAGTATACTACTTCACTTTCTTATCTAAATAGAACTATAGAACTTTCTAGCTGCTCTCTGTCTCTGGCTGCAGCTCTGATTTGCCCGTCTCTAAACATGCCATGAATCTGTTTCCTGTTGAAATCACTAAAACAGCAGCCCTGGGGTATCACACAGCTACCCAGTTCATATCAATTGAGATTATGAAAAATGTTCAGGTACTTTTTTAGCTactactttatttattttaaaatgatccaTCCACTTCAGGCATCTGTAATGCCTACAACCTACATCTACTAAAAAAATAGGAGCGGCATGGTTATGACACTTCTTATGACCTTCACATCTtctttcgggggggggaggggggtgtgacCTCAGCAACACCTATCAATCCCCTCAGTGATGATGATTCTACTTCTTCACATACTTAAACCACTGTCCCCTGTACTGTATTGCCCTGATTTAGGCTATGCTCTTCAGAACAGGGGACCTGTCTTTTCCAATGTTCTCTATAACTATATACATCTCCAGTGCTATAAGAACAGGAATAAAAGCAGCACAGTGAAACGTAACTAGATCAAAGCAGTATTGATGACTTTGTACTGGAATTTTGCACTGAATTGAGACTTGTTAAAACAAGATCCTTTGATACTTACTAGCATAACAATAGTAGCTATCAAACGAGTAGGCTCAAACATTCTTTTCAATTGTCTCATAGGTCCCATAAGGAAAAAAGTGCTGTAACAAGCAAAACAACATAATACAGACACATAAAACATGTACATACAGCAACAAAATTAGATTGTAAGATGCCCTAATCAAGCATGCTTACTGTGCTGTCATAAATTGATGTTCTGTCATAGAGGGTCACTACTATACTAGATACCAGTGCCTATGTTATTATGGTGATTGATGCTATCCGTATAGCAAAGACAGCCAGGCAgtactataaaataaaaatcagtatcCTACTGACAATGGGGAAGATACATACCAAGAACTGGGCACCAAACAAACTAAGAGTCTTGGGAAGAAGCAATTGCGGACATTTGTAATCTGGATTTGAACAAAGATGGAGTCCAAACATTCCAAAAGGGATATAGGGACAAGTTTGGTGGAGGTCAATGGGTGGGGGTCCCATCCCAGGTCTCCATTCTGATTTGATGAAAGTGATCCCTGAGATACCTGGACTGCATTTACACAGACAAGTCAATGAGTTCACTTCCTACCAACGTGCTAGACACAGTCTTAAAGTGCCATCAGACTCGGCTGACTTTGTAGAACAGTGAGGCTCAGATTAAATTGATCAAAttttcatttaacttttttttttttttttttttaatcttagctTGTTTGGTCCAGCTAATGTACCCGTTTTCTCTCTGGTTCTAAGAtgactcctctcctcccccctgttGCTGACAATATGCTGCCACTGCTTCAGTCAAGAGCAGCCCAAGATACAGTATAATGGAGGAGATGAGGTGGTGGGAGAGAGAAGAAAGCGATCCCAAGCCAGCCACTGATGACGAGAGAGAAGTAGTCAAGTAGAGTATTCCTGTGAAGATCAGCCAGATGGCAAGTACCAAGGACAGCCACATAGCCATTGGCATGCTTAATTCTACTGCATGCCAGGGATGATGGGAGTCTCACtagtctctcctccctcccagtcacATGGCAATGAGTTACACAGTCAAATTACACACTgcatgaaaaagtacttccttttattggCTTTGAATTTCCCAACTTTTAATTTTACTCAAGTGTCCTCTGATTCTTATGTTACGAGACAAGGAGAACAGGCTTTCTAGAAAATTCATTACTTAGTACTTGTATCACATTCCCTCTTTCTAAGGTAAATAattccaatcttttcaatcttcaATCTTGAGTTTTTCCATGGTTTAgatcattctcatagctcttcttaaattaaaaagaaatctttACATGATAAATATTGCAAAgtccaggttaaaaaaaaaattaaggacccACATATCCTTGAACATATCAACTCGTGTCCCACCTTAAAAAACCAAGTGTTCTAGATCGAATTCTGTAATATGCtgtttgagatggggtgacctcCATGGCACACAGCATCACAGATGAGGCTGCACCTTTGATCTATGTAATGGCATTATAGCAGTCTCCATATTATTTGCCACCCCATTCCTTACATATTCTaaaatcttgtttgtttttatgtcAGCTGCACATTGTAAATAACTCAATGAAGACCTCTTCCCAATGATGGCCAGGGTCTCTTGTGAGGCCAGTGAGACTAGCTACACAGATATGCCTCCAGCATGGACTAATAGCTGATGATTCAGAGGAAAGTGTAGAAAGCCACAATGATGCACCAAACAATACATAAGTTATGTAGATGTCTTCCTGACCTCTGCaggaagcatgagatttgattccTCTTATTTCAGCAAGTATATCCAGACAATATTTGATTCAAACAATAAAGACAAAATACCAGTTGAAACTGTTTCGTTTCCCAAGAACTGGACTGTTTAAAATCAGTCATGTTTGTTCCTCTTCTATTACTTCTGAATTTTAGAGATCCGTACATAGAAGTGAACATTAAGCCTCACATCCCATCATTTCTACCACTCAGACAAGCATGTATACATTCACACACCCTCATTCTGTTCCCATTTTCTGCCTTTGTATCAGGTAGCTAATTTACAGAAATGTTACCTTCCAAGGGATGCAATATTCCCCAGAGTGTAAAATACTGCAAAGAGAACTAGTCCTCTCCTTGGCACCCATAGCAGGCAAGTACCCTGAAAAAGGAAGataagagaacataagaacaaccatactgggtcagaccaaaggtccatctagcccagcatccagacttctgacagtggccagtgccaggtgccccagaaggaatgaacagaacaggtaatcaagtgatccatccgc
This genomic window contains:
- the SFT2D2 gene encoding vesicle transport protein SFT2B → MDKLKRVLNGQDAEEQGGLGEIVDTTSLSWGTRVKGFIACFALGVLCSVLGTCLLWVPRRGLVLFAVFYTLGNIASLGSTFFLMGPMRQLKRMFEPTRLIATIVMLLCLILTLCSAFWWHNKGLALIFCILQFFALAWYSISFIPFARDAVKKCFTVCLS